TTTCTCACTTCTAAGCTCGCATAATATCAAATACTACAATGCTCATCAATCGGTCACTTCTGACTCACAACCTTTTGTGATTCCAGGACTGCCCCAAAGAATTGAAATAACAAGAGCCCAGCTGCCAGGAACATTTGTTACACTTCCCGATATTGATGATTTCCGAGACAAGATACAAGAGGCTGAATTAACAGCTTACGGGGTTGTAGTAAACAGTTTCGATGAGTTAGAGAATGAGTGCGTTGAGTTGTACAGAAAGGCTATTAACAAGAACGTGTGGTGCGTTGGGCCAGTTTCTTTATGTAACAAGGAGAATTTGGACAAGTTTGAGAGAGGCAACAAAGCACCAATTGATGCGCATCAATGCTTGGAATGGCTTAACTCGATGAAACCAAGGTCAGTTATCTATGCTTGCCTAGGAAGTTTATGCCGCCTCGTTCCTTCACAACTAATTGAACTTGGGTTGGGTCTAGAAGCATCAAATCAGCCATTCATTTGGGTAATCAAAACGGGACCAGAGTTAGAGGAGTGGTTGGTGaaggaaaattttgaagaaaggaTCAAAGGGAGAGGACTCTTAATCAGGGGATGGGCTCCACAAGTATTTATTCTATCCCATCCAGCAATAGGAGGGTTCCTAACGCACTGTGGTTGGAACTCAATAATAGAAAGCATGTGTTCTGGGTTGCCAATGATAACCTGGCCTCTGTTTTCCGAGCAATTCTTTAATGAAAAGCtagttgttgaaattttgagGATTGGAATTCGGGTAGGTGTGGATATCCCTGTGAGATGGGGGGATGAAGAGAGAGTCGGGGTGTTGGTGAAGAAAGATGAGGTTGAGAAGGCCATAGTTTTGTTGATGGATGAGGGAGAAGAAGgtgaaaagagaagaaagaaagcaagAGAACTTGGAGATATGGCAAGAAGGGCAATGGATAAAGGAGGATCTTCTCAATTGAATATGTCAGTGTTGATTGAAGATATAAGAAGACAGTCCACTCAAGACTAAGGAGAAGTACTGATCGGAGAAACTGCTAATGGTCACTAGTTCAGTCCCTGCGGTTGTGTAagactttttaagttttatttacaaatttttattttggtgatAACTAGACTGCACACATTGTCATACACAGAGTACACGCTcaccttttaatttttaagtcacaagtcactttttaatttttcacatatttctaattttctatGGTACTTAAATAGCGgttgttagaaattttttatcaaataagcCTTAAGCGTGTACTCTGTAACAAACGTACTCTGTAACagtttatttgataaacactactttttttatatattcatttcaTTGGGAACATCCTATAAATAAGTGTATAGTACTGCGATAAAGAGTTTTAAGGTTTTAGCAAAACCAATAAAGTGTTTAGGGGATTGACAACTTTTTTCTAATGCTTTCGATTTCAATTCCagtcatattatattataattctAATAATTTGTATACATACTTTTTTCGGATTATTTGTATGTCACTAATGCGAAAAggcaataataaatattatccGTTGACTCGCCAATATGGTTTGTGTAGTTTGTGAGATTAAGTACATGACAAAATTCTATTTATtagttttctaaataaaaaaactaacaatttCTTCTTATCTTAGTGCCATTATCCAAATATTCTTCTGATAAATGGATGGGTTACAGATCTACGGTGAATTTAATATAACGATTTTAAAGGACTATTAgttaaagagaaatgatatgtccacaatatttttacaacaaatcttaagtgactggatattactggttgttattgttggggcaaaaaagtaatcttagtgttaggttcaaatttgaaccaataataactaaccatctatgatttgttataaaaatgttatggacgtagCACCACTTTAGTTAAATCCTAAATCCTGATTGTCGTTTTCCAAATAATTTTGGATCTAATCATAATTAGTAGACAAATAGACATCCAAccaattaataatattttgaagAAATTCGAAGGGGGATTTTACTATATAATATGTTTAACCCAAAATATAAGTCTATAGTAGTTCTAGCTAGCTCAAccggtaaagtctctgatggttgaataagagatctaaaattcaatccccgtctacaccaaaaactgattggtatcttggtctgatgataaagagctatcatcagaagcGGATGTCATAAGtttaaactctctctcaaaatataAGTCTATAAATATAGACCCAATTAGAGCATCTCCAGCAActtatctaaatttttgtattgtttagACTTTGGACAGTAAACAGTGACATTTAGTTTTTACCtacttattttttcaaatacacttttctaacagattctctatcattttctccatctcatttaaatattattttttaattcattatttattctttttttaatcatcatttattcttcctattttcatttccaacaactatatttttcaatgagaagtgttatatccacaacatttttcgcaATGCTTTCACAAGAATCACAACAAAATCTTATGTGGAAAGTTGTTCCTACTTCTAGTTTGAAcccaccactgaaattattttttttactcactaatattagctaataacaatctgttacttaaaatttattgtgaaaatattgtaatagcatttcttattcttcatattattttttctttcttaatttcatccatacatttcttcttctttttttctcttgttttttctccaccacacacgCATGCCCATCCTATCTCTatcctccctttttttttttttttttttttctacttgatTCTAGATCACTTTCTCCagctctctttctttctctagctctctctttttctctttttctactTGATTCTAGAACATTCTCTAGCTCTCTATGTGataagaaatagagaaagaacAAGCGAGAGATATCTTGCTTGCTCCACCGTTGATCAAAGGACACAAGCAGGCGCAAAATCGGCAGTCACTATACCAAGCCATGCCTTCTGCTCTGCCACCGCTCGTCTTCCTCCCTAACACAGCCCAAATGGGTTACATGGCTTttgtcttattttctttttttttttcttttttttattgttatgatttgattaaGCTTGAGTTTAAAGATGTTTAAGAGAAATGATTGTTGTGTTTGTAGCCgttgtgagaggagagagaaaaaattgttttttaatgagttgtatgattttttttaagtaaaaaaattcatttggagttactacagtgttttctatATCTAGAGGAGCACTatagcaacttcaaaaaaaaaaatttggaaaagttttgCATTTGAAGAATTTATTGGAGCTAATTTTTGGGGTTTGTTCtctaaaaaatagatttaactaatctattggagatgctcATATATTCTATCTTGGGTGAAGTTAAGCTCACAACTCACAAAAATACTTAATTTATTTACCACATGTTGGAAATAAAGAAGAGATAATACCTGAATTTTCCTTGGaaattacacaatttgattTTACCACAAAGAGATGGCAGAGATGAGACGTGGACCAAGTCACTGTCTTGAGACAAGTCGTGCCGTCTTCGGTATATCCGATGTAGTTAGACAAATAGTTTCTGCATGTtgtccccaggatacaacagcccagcCACCTTTGCTGATTATCCTTGCGAGCCTATACTGCTCGTAGGATATAAGCTCtctatagtactttcttttcccagaaaaattttgtaaaagataaaatgttttttgtGAGTAATAAGAAGCAAAAGATGGTAagtgtttaagaaaaaaaattgtttctgaAAAGTTTACAACcttgtaattcaaaaataaaagtgtGTGTTTTTCTCAATCCTTATAtctttccaaatatatatatatatatatagccggACCTATAACTTGTCCTTAGCCAAAGTTTGTACGTTgagaacaaaaagaaagtatCATAATGCCATGCAATTAATGGCCTATTATTACCATgcattttcaaaagttttcttcCTAAATATATGTTATAGAAAATGCTAGCTGTTGTTTCCATTTactctcaaatctcaaaaaaatattgctAGCTGTTTGATCACTTTCCATTAAACCAAATAGTAAACATTTGTGTATATATGGTAacttattataacataaaataatttagcaATAGCTGTATATTTAAGTGCTGAAGATTCTTGTATATATAACGTTATTATGTCATATTTAAATAAGAATGTTTGAATACAAAACGTTTAGAATGGAAAGTATACTAAAAACTGACAATATAtggtattaaaattcacattaattttcAGAGATTTCCTAATTAAAATCATTGACAATAatgattcaaattttgaattatatttgaattttcaaaatttaacaattaaCGTATCTGACATTAAGGGATAATTGATTTCctcaattcacataaatgagtattaaaataaatatgatattttttataaaaatatccaacacCACCTTACACGTGaatcattataaataaataaaatttgtgagGGACAAGTATGCGGTGATAGACAAATTGGATTTTGTTGTGAattctttgtaaatttttgaTGTGTCTCCAGCTTTATTGTTCTAATTTCtctaagttatttatttttccttcatatGGGACTTTCACTCGCATTTGTACCCAGTAATCTCTCAACatgaattaaacaaaaatttaatttaaaagggACTGAAGCATGaaccaaaatattttgaatgttCATTgatttacatttatttattttatatttttatttcatttaaaagggactgaatgtttttttttttacgtgaaTATAAAGAATTATGTATGCAAAAGACAACCTTCACTGTCTAGAAACAAGCATTAAAATTATACTTTCCCCTTAGTTATCAGTCTTATAAGATATGCTTAAACTATTGGTTGGTCAACATTACATAAATAAAAGTACCTGTAAGGACTGGATTTGGCGGCCTAAATGATTGAAGGACCTGAGCCCAaatagcccaacacaatgaatttattAGAGAGTGAGCTCTGAAACTAGGCTTTCAAGAGTGAGATAGCGCTTATCATagtccaagaaaatcaaagagacAAGGAAAAATAGATGACAACCACAGTATTGACAAGGATAATTCTCCTCAGATAAGTCCGAGGAGGTTTTATTCTTGAATATATCACTATCAGATATAtttacaatttcctttctttgggctaccatgttttttttttctaccgtTTATTTTCGATCCCCACTCTCCGGGGGACCTTCTACCTTATATAGGTGCTTTTAGACGATTCTGACCTTCCATTTATTGATCACACAAGCCACCACTCAAGTGTCAATCCCATCATCCACCTTCCTTGCACCCCTGTGAGATGCGGCAACCAAGAcagcactgttcaagggtcttctccacataaatgtggCTAGGAGGTTTGGAAGCATGCATTGAATGTGGTGGCAGCCTTCAGCTCTTCAATCCCGTTAGTGCTAGTCCCCATCCCAAAGCTCTTTCCGCACAGTAAGGCCTCCTTTGATGACATGATCATAAAATTTGAGGATGTGGACTCCTCGACATAGTAACTGTCATTCTCAACCATGCTATGACATGTGGTGTAACCGTCTTACTCGGAATTCTAGTACCCACAATACCTTTATGGAAGTTGGTTGAACTGTAATGTGAGCACGAACAATTGCACTTCACCAGATGTGAAGATGTGTTTAGTAGAGATGGATATGGGAAGGTACTTAAGGCTTGGATTGAACAACTAGATTCGATTTAGGGCATGACTTAAACAAGGCTTAAGTGTCCCTAGAAGCCAAACATTGAAATAATGTTGCACTTAGAAACTTAGGAAGACTAGATTCACAATGCAATTTCTTTGCCTCCTCTAAAATTATAGAGgaatttcttcaaaattataGAGGTGAAATGGAGAGGTACTCACCCAATACCTTAAGGGTTCGTTTGGttggaaggatagaaaataaaGAGGGAGTGAAAAAGTGGATGGATAGAGAATATTTAGTTATCATTTTGTGTGTTCGGTTGAAGGAATGAAAAAGTAAAGATgtgaaaaactattttgtttggttgagtaaaaaagtgaaagaataaaaaatgtagtttgtataAGTTTACTTACATGACCCTAGtacataaaaaaacatttttttttaaatagtttatgaaaattaattttttttaattaccacAAACTAACCCAACTATTAAAAcatctagcaaaaaaaaattgcatttaatataaagaataaaaagagaCAACTAGTGCACTACTAtacctaaagaaaaaaaaaaattggggggggggggggggttgaggAATAGCGTAGCAGGTAGTAGTagtaacattttcaaaaaaaaaaaattaaattaataaataaggaGGAGATAGATGGATAATTTCTCATTAAACCTACTCTTTTTCCACATTTCTCACACGTTTTCTCACACGTTTTCTCcccctccaaccaaatggaTAATTTCTCATTAAACCTACTCTTTTTCCACATTTCTCACACGTTTTCTCACACGTTTTCTctccttccaaccaaacaccctcctctcccctttttctctcttattttttctcCCCTTCTATCATTTCACCTCAACCAAACGTCCTCTAAGTCTCTGAAAGACCAACATATGACAATTGACCAGTACCCTTACTCTCTCTAGGCTTATAGGGGTGTGGAGTGCTTTTGAATAagttttttcacttttatttatAGTGGAGGATGAAGGTACTAGACAAAGGGAGCATTAAGTTGGGAGCATAAAAGGATGAaggttgaaatttgaaaattggtGGGACCAAGTGCAAATTGACATTTAATCTGGCCGTATGTTTGCCAATCGACAAATGGTTGGCAAGTGATTGACACTTGGACATAGTGCCTTTCTTTTTGCCAAGGCACTTGGACCATGTGCCAGCCcatacaccttttttttttattctttttttttactgcaatcaattctttgattttcttttattttgaatttcaacaACCCAATCAGCCTCAAATCAAACATCAATAACCCTTGATTTcatcaaatttattataattacaAATCAATTACAGCCAAAATCAAGAAATTATTAATGTTTGACCATTAAATTAATCAATAGTGTGTAACTATTATGATCCTAGTGTCTCACATAAATTAAGTATAAATttaaccatgtgtttataaACTCGTAAGCACCCTCCCTTTACAAGTCgatttttaaaaatgagttcTACCATGGATTTGTAatatttggtatcagagccaaccaTTACGTCAAGTAATTGAACGTAACTTATTGAGTATAAAATTAAATGAGTATAAAAGACTACCATCGGGTCAGTGTCACTAGCCAATTTTCAAGTATGAGTTCTACTCATGAGTTTGTAACATTAATCTTACCTTTTTAATGTTTATCCAACTTAATATGATCATGACACATCAtcaatttcaaatcaatttataaataagttcATTAATGTGAGTGCATTTCaacaattgaaatattttgaaGAATCAAAATATTTCAATCCAATGGATGCATTTTGTAAAATGGGGTGTTTATATTCATCatatatctcaatttttttttctcaaccaaacaaatgaaatttatataaattttccatatttctacttctttattattccaCTAAATACATgtggtaaaaaataaataatttatatacttctaataaattttcatctattctaacaaaatgaatttttttttattaaaaaaaacacgaGAATAATCAAATGGAATATAAATTGCATGCCACTATGCCAGTATACTTAGGCCAGTCAATAGAAATGGATCCAGGCCCGAAAGGGCCGAAACCCAATTGACAAGTATTTTGggcaataaaaattaaaaacccaagTATTAGGaaggaaatttaaaataaaataaaataaaataaatcttccatattacaaatttacaagtACCGTAAATGATATAATTTACCAatttagaagagaaaaatagatggacaaaacttaggtacagtatcTTAAGTGTTATTCTTTAACTTTCCCTTTTAAGATTCAGCCACGTggctatttaattaaaaaatacacttccattccatattttcatgaaaaaaaatccacatggtaTAATCTTAAAAGGGAACCTAAAAAACAACTCCTAAGTATTGTACTTAAGTCttgttcaaaataaattgtCTCATGATATAAAAGTAGtcaatttggtaattttatatAAGTACTGGGcgtttctaatatatatatatatatatatatatatatatatatatatatatatgtgtgtgtgtgtgtgtgtactggacaatgggtttcagttagctcaactggtaaagtctctgtaTGTATATAAATTGTCTCATGATACAAAAGTAGtcaatttggtaattttatatAAGTGTTGGGcgtttctaatatatatatgtatgtatgtatgtatgtactgggcagtgggtttcagttagctcaactggtaaagtctctaatggttgaataagagatctaagaTTCAATCcctgcttacaccaaaaactgattggtgtcttggtgacctatcattaggagcggacgctataggttaaaactctcttaaaaaaaattattactgatgggactgacgaagtaaAATACAGATGAGATCGTCTCCACAGACGAACCTAACCGATTATCCGCATCACTGACGAGGATGTTAAGGCTATTCAATGCAGCCAATAATGTCCCGGACGGTTATGaa
This genomic stretch from Castanea sativa cultivar Marrone di Chiusa Pesio chromosome 9, ASM4071231v1 harbors:
- the LOC142609850 gene encoding UDP-glycosyltransferase 73D1-like, producing MASQTSQPHFVLIPLMAQGHMIPMIDMARLFAERGVIVSLVTTPNNASRFDTIVHRAKESGLPLRLVQIEFSCQEVGLPIGYENLDILPSPDLLRKFYKALSLLQEPLEKHLEKQNPPPTCIISDKSLFWTSNTAQKFNIPRLVFHGMGCFSLLSSHNIKYYNAHQSVTSDSQPFVIPGLPQRIEITRAQLPGTFVTLPDIDDFRDKIQEAELTAYGVVVNSFDELENECVELYRKAINKNVWCVGPVSLCNKENLDKFERGNKAPIDAHQCLEWLNSMKPRSVIYACLGSLCRLVPSQLIELGLGLEASNQPFIWVIKTGPELEEWLVKENFEERIKGRGLLIRGWAPQVFILSHPAIGGFLTHCGWNSIIESMCSGLPMITWPLFSEQFFNEKLVVEILRIGIRVGVDIPVRWGDEERVGVLVKKDEVEKAIVLLMDEGEEGEKRRKKARELGDMARRAMDKGGSSQLNMSVLIEDIRRQSTQD